The genomic window GTGTTATGTGCCAGTTTATGACCAGCAAAAGAAAGTTTACGACTGTACTACTCCAGATATTGGTCAAGTTTGTGATATAACATTTGTTGTTGAGGCACTCACTACCATGGCCTACTATGATGACCTAGAGGAATACACGGACCTGGAGGGCTTCAGAGCAACATTTGATTCCAATGGAACTATTGTACCTCTACTAGATGAGGTTGACACCTCAGAAGTGAAACTCCAACCTATACAAGCTGATGGACATTTCAGGCCAATAGCAACTATAAATGCTCAATTACCTGCACCGACCATTATTGTACGTGAAAACCAAACTCTGAATGTAACTGTATACAATCGGTTGTCAAGTGTCGAAGGAATATCCATTCATTGGCATGGAATGTTTCAGACTGGCACACAAGAAGCTGATGGAGTTCCGTATATTACACAACACCCAATCAGTTACTTAAACAGTTACACATACACATTCAAAGCTTCTCCAGCAGGTACCCATTGGTACCATGCTCACACTAGTGCTCATAGGACTGATGGATTGTATGGTGCATTGATCGTAAAAGATACAATACCAGATCTGTATGACGTTGACAGCCCTGATCAGCACACTCTCATACTGATGGACTGGCATAGAGATCCAGCTTTGGAACTGTTTTACACAATAAGTGCTAGCGTGGAATACTGGAAAGAGACTGAAGAATATGGTCAACAATCGTTTACAATTTACACTCCCACTGTTGGACCAGATGGTACTGAAGTTGGGCCTATTCCATTCTGGTCAGGTATAATCAACGATAAGGGTCGGCAGTTTAACCAATCAGGGCATCCTAACGTTCCAGGGACAAGTTTAAACTATTTCACTGTTTATAGAAACAGAAGGTATCGTTTTAGGATAATAGGAGCTCAAGCTCTCTATGCATTTAAATTTTCAATAGAAGGACACAAACTAACTGTAATAGCTAGTGATGGTGATCCCATGAAACCTATTGAGAATGTCGACTATTTAATTGTTCACACTGGTGAGCGATATGATGTGGTTGTAACTGCAGACAAGACTGAACAAAAGGATTTCTGGATCTGGGCTGAAACTTTAGAAGATGCAAACTTGAGTGATAATGAAGCATTTTACAACCCAATAAATACACACAGGGCAGAAGCAGTGCTTCACTATGGTGAGAACCCATCTATGGATATAGACGAAATTAGTCAAACATGGGAATGCACACCGTCTTCCAAATGTAAAGCTGTGAACTGTCCGTTTTCTCAGTACAGTAACATCATAGATTGTGTTAATGCAGAACAATTTGAGAGCCACCCAGATTATCCCATCCCACAAGCAATTTACTCACCATCAGTTACAGGGCTGTTTTATGTATTTGCAGAAACTGATACAGATGTTAGTTTTGTTGATGGGTTAAGCTTCCAGTTCCCCAGAAATCCACCACTGACAGAATTTGAGGCCTTCCAAAATTCTAATGACATGTGTCCCAGAAGAGGCTGTAATGGGCGAAACTGCTCTTGCACACATGTAATAGACTTAAGTAATGTAGAAAAAGACAGTGCTGTTGAAATAGTAATTGTTAATAGAGTCACAGATGCTGATGATGCTGATGGAGCTACTCATCCAGTTCATCTACATGGACATCACTTCTATGTAGTTGACATTGGCTACCCTGAATACAACACGGATACTGGTGTATATGTTACAGCTAGTGATGACATTAGGTGTGTAACGGCAAATAACAGCTCATGTCAAAGGGCTTTTACACCAATTGAAGGGGATGACGGTTTCATACAAAACCTTGTGTGGAGTGATGATacacagctagaaactagacaatTTGCCAAGAAGGACACAGTCATGGTACCCTATGGAGGCTATACTGTGATCAGGTTTATTGCCGATAATCCAGGCTGGTGGTTCTTCCATTGTCATATTGAAAACCACCAAATTAGTGGCATGGCTGCTGTCGTTAGGGAGCTCCAAGTAACTTCACCTTCTTCTAACTCAGGTAGGCATGCCTGTATGTTATACATTGTAGTGTACCATATAAACAGAAATTTTTGGTGAGCTGAATATTTGACGTTAGCTTAATAATTGCATTTGGTGAGAGTTTAATTTTGCAACATGCATGTAGTAGCAAGTTGTGTAGGTAGCTTTAAGGTACCTCATTACTAATGTACTGGCCAATGCATTGAAGGAAAGAATCCTTTATGTAAAACAAAGGACGGAGATGGTTTTAATCCATAGCCTATCTGAAAAGGATCCGGATCATTAATATCATTCTCCATGCAAGATCTCCACTGCGTGTATCTTTGCTTCCTTTTGGCACAAGAGTAGGACCTTGGCCTATAGAATTGTTTGATGTAATAACCGCAGGATGAGGTTCAGTACGTTGGTAGCAAAACTTAGTGCAGACTGTGCTTCCCATACAGGTAATATTTAAACTAGCTATCTCACTAACTATTTCACTAGCTATCTTAATTTATATCTAAAGTTTTACAAAGGTTTACTTGGTCATACTTCTCTTTTGACAACCTTCAACATCACCATACTTGATGAGCTTGATAGATACAGCACCTTTCTGAGCTCTCATACCTACAGTATATGGCAAGATTTCAATTTTTTAATTTGATGGCTTGGTTAGCATACGCCAAATCATTAGTTTTAATTCCacaccaaaatttctgcttatgAGTTAtaaatatgtagtagttgtatatATCACAAGAGCACATGATACAGCTGATGTACACCATGCCAATTGCAGGCCAATGCCCACAGATGATTATTAGTCACCCAAACTAATACGAGACCAACCACCaaatttattatatagaccaacttgtaAAATCCAATTGTGGGTTACCAGCAACTGTTGTGACAACATTTGTTTACATGAACAGGCAAGTCCTAAggatatcatggaaaagttcaATCGCAAAGTATTTTAAAGCCACTATGTCGTTTACAGACTGTTTACAATATTTACTAAGCATCTATTGGGGGTAAGCATTGCTGTAGAGTAGTGGGCATGGTCCATACTTGAAAATGCAGTGAACTGCTTGTGAATGTGCTATAGCATTAGCTCTGACCTTAAACCAACAtttctcaactcataggatggcaagaGTAACAAATTGTTTCcatctgagtgctgtaggatgcaaAATTGGATGTATGGCTTTCATCACATGAGCAATAATAgattcccacaatcaattttaattTTGAGTTTATAAAAAGAAACTGACGATACTGCTCCCACAACAAGGCCATGTACATGTAAATGAAACaaagccagccatggtttaactcaTGGCCAGCCAGAGTTTACAAGATATGTACCATGAAATTTGCCTTGACATTAGGTGGCTTCACggctatacagtataatagtatGGCTATGAGGtgtattgtacactgtactgtatagaCACCCTGACTATGAAGTCAGAGGAGGATGGGTGTACATACTGCATTAGACCGAAGTGAGCCACTGgttcatataatatataatttattattatatagcATGTGGTGAATTAAGCGTAAGTTCCTTTATTTTATTAAGTTAGTTTAAGTGCGTATGGTCTGTAAGCATACATGTTAATGAGAGGCATAGTTTTGCATAGTGAACACGTAGAGTTCTTGTAGTGCTTATGCTTGCTCACAATATACGTACGTGGGATATATTCCCAGGATTTGTCTGCATATATCCACTGACATAGGAGCAACGTTACCTGCTGCCATCCATCATTGAAGTTGTAATAAGTATATGTCTATAGAATGAATCCAGTGAGTGGACTCTTACTGATTGGTCACCAGACACAGGATGGGCTACAATATTGCTCTACAGCTTAATGCTATGTTAACTGTATATATGCCACAAATTTAAGGCATCTAGCACAATTGACACAGTCTGGCACAGTCTTACCCACTGGCCAAATACAATGAGTGGCCTATATTAATTTTACTGGCTAGCTTAACGCTCAATAAATATGGCCTTAGACTGAATAATTCACATATCCAATGTATGTATGTGAcatgtattaattttatttcttACGATTTTTTCTTACTCGAATGCTTTTGACTAATCATTTGTAATCCATTTTGTAGGAATGACAGAATGTAGTGACAGTGACACTGATATTTTTAAGATTGCTATGATAGCGGCAGTCATTGTTCTCGGAGCTCTGCTGATTATTGAAAATATCATTGTTTGCTGGATGTGttgctgcaataaaaagaatGTGTTTACAAGAAGAAGATCGTTTTCTGAGGATAGTGCCAAACTTGAGGAATTCATTAAAGCAGTAGAATAGCAAAGCAGCTACACAGTTTGCTTGACATTTATCTGTTAATGTGTAAAACTATACACTTAGGTGACTTTTTTACAAgctagttttatttatttatagtgCACTGTTTATTGTAAACTTTTGTTTTTATATTTATAAAGGATTATTGTATGTGAGAACTCTATTACCACAAAGATTGTTTTTGTATTAAAATGATACACTTTCATTAGGGGTTAACCTTGTGAACAAGCTCTTCCCACCAAACAGTGCTCTCAACTTGATTATAATTATATGACACACACGTCTCTTTGAGGTGCGCACACTACCAGATATGCCAGTTGATGCTTAGTCAACTTTAATTTCACTTACGTATTACAGTGATTAAGCAAATTTAATTGTACAATCATTAATTTTTTGCAGATGGTAAATTCTTGCAAAGCTTTGATATGAAATCTCTTGTATAATAGTAAATATGttaccggatttgcgaaaaggggtcttcc from Dysidea avara chromosome 2, odDysAvar1.4, whole genome shotgun sequence includes these protein-coding regions:
- the LOC136247431 gene encoding uncharacterized protein; this encodes MQCAPPVERGTDSLKMLMVLLLLATLASLAKCYVPVYDQQKKVYDCTTPDIGQVCDITFVVEALTTMAYYDDLEEYTDLEGFRATFDSNGTIVPLLDEVDTSEVKLQPIQADGHFRPIATINAQLPAPTIIVRENQTLNVTVYNRLSSVEGISIHWHGMFQTGTQEADGVPYITQHPISYLNSYTYTFKASPAGTHWYHAHTSAHRTDGLYGALIVKDTIPDLYDVDSPDQHTLILMDWHRDPALELFYTISASVEYWKETEEYGQQSFTIYTPTVGPDGTEVGPIPFWSGIINDKGRQFNQSGHPNVPGTSLNYFTVYRNRRYRFRIIGAQALYAFKFSIEGHKLTVIASDGDPMKPIENVDYLIVHTGERYDVVVTADKTEQKDFWIWAETLEDANLSDNEAFYNPINTHRAEAVLHYGENPSMDIDEISQTWECTPSSKCKAVNCPFSQYSNIIDCVNAEQFESHPDYPIPQAIYSPSVTGLFYVFAETDTDVSFVDGLSFQFPRNPPLTEFEAFQNSNDMCPRRGCNGRNCSCTHVIDLSNVEKDSAVEIVIVNRVTDADDADGATHPVHLHGHHFYVVDIGYPEYNTDTGVYVTASDDIRCVTANNSSCQRAFTPIEGDDGFIQNLVWSDDTQLETRQFAKKDTVMVPYGGYTVIRFIADNPGWWFFHCHIENHQISGMAAVVRELQVTSPSSNSGMTECSDSDTDIFKIAMIAAVIVLGALLIIENIIVCWMCCCNKKNVFTRRRSFSEDSAKLEEFIKAVE